Part of the Ptiloglossa arizonensis isolate GNS036 chromosome 7, iyPtiAriz1_principal, whole genome shotgun sequence genome, ACGCATGCACTTACGCCCAGGCCACGCGGGAAATGTGCGCGCGTAAATTGTTAGCCGCGATCGTGAGCCatggaaataagaaaaaggCCGCCCTGCCACGTATCTTGCCTACCTGGTGTCTTGCAAGTTAGAAGTTATGTTTCTTTAGATTGTTTGCTTATTTAATAGCAAGCAACgtaattaatcaattaattaATCTAATGTGACCAAATTTAATAGACTATTATACACTGCAACACAAAACGGAGCATCCCTCCTTCCTGAAAAAAGTACTATCCATAAAATCAATTATTCGTGTTCCTAAAAATTAGTTTCCTCGTTTAACGAACTTAAACTATGAACTTTGTATAATAACCAaggaaataatttcattaaataacatcaatttaatgttttttttaagCGATTGATACAAACCAAAGAAGATATTTACCTTGACATTAtagaacaaaattgaaaatttatacgttTTAATCGTAGAattgatattattataattagaaTGTAGTTTATATTTAAAACGGTGAAATTTTCGAACTATGTTAATAAGAACACTAAAACAAATCTATTTTCAATGTTACCTTAATAAAGGATAAAGTTTGATACTTACATTctaatatgtattatataatattctttaaaataaaggtatatccttaaatttaaaaatgaaaaaaaaatctcttaatgttaatattattattaggaATACATaacatttaatttctttttcaatttgaaaatataataattacgaACAAAACTTGTTATGTTATtatcttttataatatttacgaataaaaCTTGTTATGTTAGGTAtctatattacaatttttattagtgAATGTTACCATCAAATAGGAGAATGGTAAGTGCGGTTACTACTTTCTATACAGTCCTATTTTATCAACCGGTTGTTGCAGTTTTAAAAGTGGTTCATATGTGGCGCCTTATTCGCAATTACACTTTTGAGGAAGATTCAACTGTCTACTTTAAACATTTCTCATGCCGTTTCTATTGGTTCATAAATTACTTTATTTGCTTTGAACATGACGTAACATGTGTAATATTACTagaatttcaaatatattttaactcactacaaaatttcataaatataaacTTTTAGACAAAactgattaaaaaattatataagcCTGACTATATGGCATAATTTGGAGTAAATTAAATTATAGATGTATCGACTTTTTGTGAATAAATAGCATTGTCAATGAAATAACTTTTACTTAGAATAATATGACGTTTATGTATACACATTTATCGTCATTCCAAATATAACATTGATCAAACGTAAATGCGATGTATCCCAAAAATGTATTGTTTaatgaaataaagtaaaataaatataaaatatcttGACATAACTGTATTTaaaaacttacaaaaatttttcggatttttgCTTAATTGTATACATAATTTCGTTGTATGAAGATGAAACAAGGTAATTTATGATGAATGAGAGTTCACGATATTTAACTTCGCTTTTATCTGGTTAACGTACATGCTAAAATACAACTTTCGACAAAAATGTCCATAAAAATTATACTGATCATCCAATAGCGAAACACAAAACCAAACATTtcaggaaatattttttaaactgacTCTCTTTAGTTTTCCTTCCTATACATTGCGTTgcatttaaacgcaaaattttgtCGTTGTGTCgttacgtttaattttttatctttaaaaaaagaaggagaattaggacaccctgtataatcaAAGCACAGGTTCCACATAAAAGGAATCCGATACTGCTTTTAGTAGAAAGCGTTACGTTCAGTTGGTAAGCCTCGATGACAATGCTGCATCGAAGTAATACGGGGTGCCTGACTGACACAGACAGCCCTGGTTTTCTGGAAATCGTCAGCGGTCCGGGGCCATTAAACGCGTTATATGTATCTTGCAATTTGATCCCGTAGCGCTCGGTGCGCCGATCGGAGAGTAATTTACGCGAATTCCTGGGCATCTGAGTCTCTGCAGGTGGGCCTCCTGGGTTTCTTCTCACGTCTGATGCCTTCGGTGTCGCAGCAATTGCTGCACCGTCTCGTTACTCGCACGACAATCGGGACCCGTCAGACCGAACATTTCAGAAAGACAGCCCTCGCTAACATTGTTACACTGATTTTAGCTACGTACGTAGATATCTTCCTCGTACTTTGTTCATTTGCTTTTTATATTGTATTGTTCATCTCATCTCAATTATAGTATTGATTGAAGAACTTTATTTATGCGCTGTcaattatctttcttttttattttaagtcACACTTGTTTCATTCCTTTGGTTTGTCCGATATTGATGTTATCAAGagatgaattttaaatatttaggtGTCAATTGTTTCTTTGAAACGATTATACTTCTAGGACGTAAATGTACATGAGCTTATAAAAGGTGATGCAGGGCATGATGCCGGTTAAAACAAAATCCCGTGTTCCTGAAAATATGGGTATCACTGGTGGACTGGTAGATGCCAGGGACAAACAAGTGTTGAAGGAAGCGGTGGAAGCTGTAGTTAATAGCTTTGCGAAACATACTCAAGGCTATGGAAGAGGTATAATTAAAGTTTTCATCTGAAATCAGCTAAGACTTTTGTAAgttactaatatttatatttatagtaaATGTAGTAGAGGCTCTACAAGAATTTTGGCAAATGAAACAAAGCAGAGGAacagagctaagaaatggagcttTAGTTATTTATGAGTCTGTTCCTGGTACCAGTCAGCCTTATGTTTGTTATGTGACCCTTCCTGGAGGATCTTGTTTTGGTAGCTTTCAGAATTGTCCTactaaagcagaagctcgtagATCAGCAGCAAAAATTGCTTTGATGAATTCTGTTTTTAACGAACATCCTGCAAGAAAAATAACAGATGACTTTATAGAAAAAGCTGTTGCAGAAGCAAGAGCTAGCTTTGCCAAGCCTTCTGCACCATCTAACAGTGTTGGTAACCAAGCGCAAGTATGTTATTTACTTGTATATTTATTCCTGTTGATAAcataagtattatatttacattactTTTTGTTTGCAGGGAAGTGTAGACGAGAAAGAGGATCCAAATACAGGTATAGGTGCATTTCGTTTTATGTTAGAATGCAATCGTGGAAGAACAATGCTAGAATTTCAAGAGTTAATGACAGTCTTTCAATTGCTTCATTGGAATGGATCTTTGAAAGCTATGAGAGAAAGACAATGCAGCAGACAAGAAGTTGTTGCTCATTACAGTCATCGAGCTTT contains:
- the Lft gene encoding limb expression 1 family member lowfat, translating into MQGMMPVKTKSRVPENMGITGGLVDARDKQVLKEAVEAVVNSFAKHTQGYGRVNVVEALQEFWQMKQSRGTELRNGALVIYESVPGTSQPYVCYVTLPGGSCFGSFQNCPTKAEARRSAAKIALMNSVFNEHPARKITDDFIEKAVAEARASFAKPSAPSNSVGNQAQGSVDEKEDPNTGIGAFRFMLECNRGRTMLEFQELMTVFQLLHWNGSLKAMRERQCSRQEVVAHYSHRALDDDMRSQMALDWVAREHESGGGVVAMELALAERELEAARLAGRELRFPKEKKDILMLAHAQVCPQ